The Streptomyces sp. NBC_00440 genome contains a region encoding:
- a CDS encoding transglycosylase SLT domain-containing protein — MTATTRHTLNLRKTTITAIATAAAAACALTLAPHAHAAEHTPTAPAAASAVTAAQITKQADHAAKAAHAKQAAHHTAAKKAPTAKHVDAVSAIVKSTKYSNNLDGWIKESLAIMKAKHIPGSYEGLHRNIMRESSGNPHAQNNWDVNAQNGIPSKGLLQVIQPTFDTYHVKGTKNSLTDPVANIVAAANYAADKYGSMDNVNSAY, encoded by the coding sequence ATGACTGCCACCACCCGCCACACCCTGAACCTCCGCAAGACCACCATCACCGCCATCGCCACCGCAGCAGCCGCCGCCTGCGCCCTGACCCTGGCCCCGCACGCCCACGCCGCCGAGCACACCCCCACCGCGCCCGCCGCGGCCTCCGCCGTCACCGCCGCCCAGATCACCAAGCAGGCCGACCACGCAGCCAAGGCCGCCCACGCCAAGCAGGCCGCCCACCACACCGCGGCGAAGAAGGCCCCGACGGCCAAGCACGTCGACGCCGTCTCCGCGATCGTCAAGAGCACGAAGTACAGCAACAACCTCGACGGCTGGATCAAGGAATCGCTGGCCATCATGAAGGCCAAGCACATACCCGGCAGCTACGAAGGCCTGCACCGCAACATCATGCGCGAGTCCAGCGGCAACCCCCACGCCCAGAACAACTGGGACGTCAACGCCCAGAACGGCATCCCCTCCAAGGGACTCCTCCAGGTCATCCAGCCCACCTTCGACACCTACCACGTCAAGGGCACCAAGAACAGCCTCACCGACCCCGTCGCCAACATCGTCGCCGCAGCCAACTACGCCGCCGACAAATACGGCTCGATGGACAACGTCAACTCCGCCTACTGA
- a CDS encoding helix-turn-helix domain-containing protein, producing the protein MLQALGLGPAEEAIYTALLARPTASAQGLARQTGLEEAETTRILLDLVTRGLVAVATETGSEAPDPAGRYRLTPPSVALAPLLVEQRNALQRAETAFSMLTEQYRSTAAHPAGSVVEVVVGVEQVAHRFHQLQRGAQRELLVFLVGEPIAVPREEADMSESSALDRGVDFRVVAAKNYLDGPDVASDVRASIAAGLELRVADSLPLKMIVSDRERAMVPLDKADSGGEPSAIVVHRSGLLTALVHLFEREWSHARPLYSTATGVRAEPTAEPHPTQGELEVLALLLAGISDRRAASQLGLSIRTVERRMRRLMDLAGADSRLQLGWYAARAGWL; encoded by the coding sequence ATGTTGCAGGCATTGGGACTGGGCCCGGCCGAAGAGGCCATCTACACCGCGCTGCTGGCCCGTCCGACAGCCTCTGCGCAGGGCCTCGCCCGGCAGACCGGACTTGAGGAGGCCGAGACCACCCGTATCCTGCTCGATCTGGTGACACGTGGCCTGGTGGCGGTCGCCACCGAGACCGGGAGCGAGGCACCCGACCCGGCCGGCCGCTACCGGCTCACACCACCCTCAGTGGCCCTGGCCCCGCTCCTCGTCGAGCAGCGCAACGCGCTGCAGCGGGCCGAAACCGCGTTCTCGATGCTGACCGAGCAGTACCGCAGTACTGCCGCACATCCTGCGGGAAGCGTCGTGGAGGTGGTCGTCGGTGTGGAGCAGGTCGCACACCGGTTCCACCAGTTGCAGCGCGGCGCTCAGCGGGAGTTGCTTGTCTTTCTCGTCGGCGAGCCCATCGCGGTGCCCCGCGAGGAGGCCGACATGTCGGAGAGTTCCGCGCTGGACCGCGGGGTCGACTTCCGGGTCGTGGCCGCCAAGAACTATCTCGACGGTCCCGACGTGGCGAGTGACGTGAGGGCGAGTATCGCGGCGGGTCTTGAGCTTCGCGTGGCCGACTCACTGCCGCTGAAGATGATCGTGTCGGACCGGGAACGTGCCATGGTGCCGCTGGACAAGGCGGACTCCGGCGGCGAGCCGAGCGCCATCGTGGTGCACCGCAGCGGTCTGCTGACGGCCCTGGTCCATCTCTTCGAGAGGGAGTGGAGCCACGCCCGGCCCCTGTACTCCACCGCCACAGGCGTACGCGCGGAGCCGACAGCCGAACCGCACCCGACCCAGGGGGAACTGGAGGTCCTGGCCCTGTTGCTGGCAGGGATCTCCGACCGGCGGGCGGCCTCCCAACTGGGCCTCTCCATACGCACCGTGGAGCGCCGGATGCGCCGTCTGATGGACCTCGCCGGAGCAGACTCGCGCCTGCAACTCGGCTGGTACGCCGCAAGGGCGGGCTGGCTCTGA
- a CDS encoding TetR/AcrR family transcriptional regulator — MSSSVQRKRVRKPPAARRAEIVAAAAAVALTEGLECVTLRRIGEELDVRPGLISHYFPSAEDLVAEAFGSAASGELDTLLPAERPDGSPTQHLARFFADTTGEAYDDLSRLWINARHLSRYRPVLRDRVAEQEALWRGRLGDLVRQGVDKAEFRTADPYVSAIQILVVLDGLGVHANTDISSHPEAVRYMAVITAERELGLACGALGRPVDTSADASTGTSAGSPAGSAADPGTESAVD, encoded by the coding sequence ATGTCGTCAAGCGTTCAGCGCAAGCGAGTTCGGAAGCCACCAGCCGCCCGACGTGCGGAAATCGTTGCCGCGGCCGCCGCCGTCGCCCTGACCGAGGGCCTGGAGTGCGTCACGCTCCGGCGGATCGGTGAAGAGCTCGACGTCCGGCCCGGACTGATCAGCCACTACTTCCCCTCGGCGGAGGACCTCGTGGCTGAGGCGTTCGGCAGCGCCGCGAGCGGCGAACTCGACACCCTCCTGCCGGCCGAGCGGCCCGACGGGAGCCCCACGCAGCACCTGGCGCGGTTCTTCGCCGACACGACAGGTGAGGCGTACGACGACCTCAGCCGACTCTGGATCAACGCGCGGCACCTCAGCCGCTACCGGCCCGTGCTGCGCGACCGGGTCGCGGAGCAGGAGGCCTTGTGGCGCGGACGGCTGGGGGACCTTGTGCGGCAGGGCGTCGACAAGGCTGAATTCCGTACTGCTGACCCGTATGTGAGTGCCATTCAGATCCTGGTGGTACTCGACGGCCTCGGCGTCCACGCCAACACGGACATCAGCAGCCACCCGGAGGCCGTGAGGTACATGGCCGTCATCACGGCGGAGCGCGAACTCGGGCTGGCCTGCGGCGCGCTCGGCCGGCCGGTCGACACATCCGCCGACGCATCCACCGGAACGTCCGCCGGTTCACCCGCCGGTTCGGCCGCTGATCCCGGCACGGAGTCGGCCGTCGATTAG
- a CDS encoding purine-cytosine permease family protein: MASTIPDPRPGTSDAVPSERAVRIEAHGIDHIPEADRHGRARELFSVWAAANVNYLNLVVGGALILMGLSLWQALSVLVVGNLFWVLTGFLAVSGPAAGAPSEVITRTMYGILGNRVNNAVVGWMISVCYFALNLSAAAVAAFSLVEKCGIPATTGVKCVVVVVIAALTLTISVYGHATIVKLYLPITVVLTVAFAVVAVSVVGHTDFSYVPTKPLTGVDLWATLIAGVTLTASGPLSYTTSADFSRYLPSTTPRRAIVGWTALGSFLPSVVVCSLGAFAATTVDMTDPQAALAKILPVWFTPVFLLALVLGTISINALTAYSAGLALQAVGIRIRRSVSVLFDGTAAVALTLYALLVSNFLDTVSNVLQLTVVLLGPSMAIYATDILLRRNRYDGLALTDEAPGSTFWYTGGVNWAGAGALVAGVVASALCVNTLYTGPIAAALGGVDLALPVGMVVASAAYVILMRSLGGLGTAVRA, encoded by the coding sequence ATGGCGTCCACGATTCCCGACCCGCGCCCCGGCACGTCCGACGCAGTCCCATCGGAGCGTGCGGTCCGTATCGAGGCCCACGGCATCGACCACATCCCGGAGGCGGACCGGCACGGCAGGGCGCGGGAGCTGTTCTCCGTCTGGGCGGCGGCCAACGTCAACTACCTCAACCTGGTGGTCGGCGGCGCGTTGATCCTCATGGGCCTGAGCCTGTGGCAGGCCCTGTCCGTGCTCGTCGTGGGCAACCTCTTCTGGGTGCTCACCGGGTTTCTCGCCGTCTCCGGACCGGCTGCCGGCGCCCCGAGCGAGGTGATCACGCGGACCATGTACGGCATCCTCGGCAATCGGGTCAACAACGCGGTCGTCGGCTGGATGATCTCCGTCTGTTACTTCGCCCTCAACCTGTCCGCCGCCGCGGTCGCCGCCTTCTCCCTCGTCGAGAAGTGCGGCATCCCGGCGACCACCGGCGTCAAGTGCGTTGTCGTGGTGGTTATCGCCGCCCTCACCCTGACCATCAGCGTCTATGGGCACGCCACGATCGTGAAGCTCTACCTTCCGATCACGGTGGTCCTCACCGTCGCCTTCGCCGTCGTGGCCGTCAGCGTGGTCGGGCACACCGACTTCTCGTACGTACCCACGAAACCGCTGACCGGTGTGGACCTGTGGGCCACCCTTATCGCCGGGGTCACGCTCACCGCATCGGGCCCGCTCTCCTACACCACCAGCGCCGACTTCTCCCGCTACCTGCCCAGCACGACGCCCCGGAGGGCGATCGTGGGCTGGACCGCGCTCGGCAGCTTCCTGCCGAGTGTGGTCGTCTGTTCCCTCGGCGCGTTCGCCGCGACCACGGTCGACATGACCGACCCGCAGGCCGCGCTGGCGAAGATCCTGCCGGTCTGGTTCACCCCCGTCTTCCTGCTCGCCCTGGTGCTCGGCACGATCTCCATCAACGCTCTGACCGCCTACAGCGCCGGGCTGGCCCTCCAGGCCGTCGGCATCCGTATCCGCCGCTCCGTCAGCGTGCTCTTCGACGGGACCGCCGCCGTCGCCCTGACCCTGTACGCGCTGCTCGTGTCCAACTTCCTGGACACCGTCAGCAATGTCCTCCAGCTGACCGTCGTACTACTCGGCCCCAGCATGGCCATCTACGCCACCGACATCCTGCTGCGCCGCAACCGCTACGACGGCCTCGCGCTCACGGACGAGGCCCCCGGCAGCACCTTCTGGTACACCGGGGGCGTCAACTGGGCCGGCGCCGGCGCGCTCGTGGCGGGCGTCGTCGCGTCCGCGCTCTGTGTGAACACGCTGTACACCGGCCCGATAGCAGCCGCCCTGGGCGGAGTTGACCTGGCGCTGCCCGTCGGCATGGTCGTCGCGTCGGCCGCCTATGTGATCCTCATGCGTTCACTCGGCGGCCTCGGCACGGCCGTGCGCGCATAG
- a CDS encoding PP2C family protein-serine/threonine phosphatase gives MPHQLPKRFARPFEAIEPPRNAEVVIGAVSVTFLVVLLGALSESPVWLLGLLVFLPGTASALCTVRQTTFVAAWTTLVVIVTVLVRHGDGRSWLDQIFMMLLTLALGAASVYACHRRTLREHEMLRLRSTAAAIQRHILRPLPQLTDDVLVDGVYEPVQEDRLVGGDIYDVAVSPWGTRVLIGDVQGKGLPAVGAAFAVIGTFREAAHREPTLTALVDALDASVVRHNSYAAQTGDDERFVTALIVNVDAHDEVQAINCGHIPPQLMDNATVITPALGSGVPLGLAELAAEPATVDWFAFPPGATLLLTTDGLTEARAADGTFYPVTERLTERVSLSPTELPQALYDDARAFAGEGSQHDDVAILSVRRSPFR, from the coding sequence GTGCCCCATCAGCTCCCGAAGAGATTCGCGCGTCCTTTCGAGGCCATCGAACCACCGCGCAACGCCGAAGTAGTGATCGGCGCGGTGTCGGTGACCTTCCTGGTGGTGCTCCTCGGTGCCCTGTCCGAGTCCCCGGTGTGGCTTCTCGGGCTCCTCGTGTTCCTGCCGGGTACGGCGTCCGCGCTGTGCACCGTGCGCCAGACGACATTCGTGGCCGCATGGACCACGCTCGTGGTCATCGTCACCGTGCTGGTCCGGCACGGTGACGGGCGGTCATGGCTCGACCAGATCTTCATGATGCTGCTCACCCTCGCCCTGGGCGCGGCCTCCGTCTACGCCTGCCACCGCCGTACCCTCCGCGAGCACGAGATGCTGCGGCTGCGCTCCACCGCTGCGGCAATACAGCGCCACATCCTGCGCCCGCTGCCTCAGCTCACCGACGACGTGCTGGTCGACGGCGTGTACGAGCCCGTACAGGAGGACCGGCTCGTTGGCGGCGACATCTATGACGTCGCCGTCTCCCCGTGGGGAACCCGGGTTCTGATCGGCGATGTCCAGGGCAAGGGCCTGCCCGCGGTCGGCGCCGCGTTCGCCGTCATCGGTACCTTCCGTGAGGCGGCACACCGGGAGCCCACGCTGACCGCGCTCGTCGATGCCCTCGATGCCTCTGTCGTACGGCACAACTCCTACGCCGCGCAGACCGGCGACGACGAGCGGTTCGTCACAGCGCTCATCGTGAACGTCGACGCACACGACGAGGTGCAAGCCATCAACTGCGGGCACATTCCACCGCAGTTGATGGACAACGCCACCGTCATCACACCGGCCCTCGGCTCCGGCGTCCCCCTCGGTCTCGCCGAACTCGCCGCCGAACCCGCGACCGTCGACTGGTTCGCCTTCCCACCCGGCGCCACGCTGCTGCTGACCACCGACGGGCTCACCGAGGCCCGCGCCGCCGACGGCACGTTCTACCCCGTCACCGAACGCCTCACCGAGCGCGTGTCCCTCTCCCCCACCGAGCTGCCGCAAGCCCTCTACGACGACGCGCGCGCCTTCGCCGGCGAGGGCAGCCAGCACGACGACGTCGCCATCCTGTCCGTCCGACGGTCACCGTTCCGCTGA
- a CDS encoding DUF6529 family protein produces the protein MNRSEAPARRPAARRAMIAACLLLPVAVALAIYLTGRALTPDPESGLFGAHDTEAVDLKARLGSALLCLALIQVLLALWMYRRLPLAGAAPRPVRTVHRIIGLLAFLLSAPIAYHCLVTYGVETTDARVTTHSITGCVLYGAFVAKVLVVRGRRLPGWTLPLVGGVLACAIALLWYTAALWALNGDSSPGF, from the coding sequence ATGAACAGATCCGAAGCCCCCGCCCGGCGGCCGGCCGCGCGGCGGGCCATGATCGCTGCCTGCCTGCTACTGCCCGTCGCCGTCGCGCTCGCGATCTACCTGACGGGTCGCGCGCTCACGCCCGATCCCGAGAGCGGACTGTTCGGCGCCCACGACACGGAGGCCGTCGACCTCAAGGCCCGCCTCGGCAGCGCCCTGCTGTGCCTGGCCCTCATCCAGGTGCTCCTGGCCCTGTGGATGTACCGCCGCCTGCCCCTGGCCGGGGCCGCACCCCGCCCCGTGCGCACCGTCCACCGGATCATCGGCCTGCTCGCGTTCCTGCTCTCGGCCCCTATCGCCTACCACTGCCTTGTCACGTACGGCGTGGAGACCACAGACGCGCGCGTGACGACGCACTCCATCACCGGCTGTGTGCTCTACGGCGCGTTCGTCGCGAAGGTCCTCGTGGTCCGGGGCCGGCGGCTGCCCGGCTGGACACTTCCCCTCGTCGGCGGCGTGCTGGCGTGCGCCATCGCCCTGCTCTGGTACACGGCGGCCTTGTGGGCTCTCAACGGCGACAGCAGCCCCGGCTTCTGA
- a CDS encoding amidohydrolase, giving the protein MRIPLVLLSARLLDPVTGGFLPETALAVSAGRIRALGDDREMRALADSATTVIDLKGAVVTPGLVDGHLHPVSGAELTHGLDLSHCADLDAVREALAREVRNLAPGAYLHGWGLDPNVFGDRPVETAALAPVLDGVPALLQLFDAHSMLASPRALELAGVDGPRAFAQAAEVVCDDAGRPTGLLLEDAACELVERAAPQPTHAERRDRLAATLRGMAAAGLTGGHAMDANGDSLALYAELDAAGDLPLRLRVAPWCQPGTDADALRGLIEQQGTGGRLWQTAGVKLFMDGTIDNGTAWLERPDCHGESTHAFWPDPDAYTHIVGELHRAGVPTATHAIGDAAVRHVLDAVEKAQAGLDRGVRHRVEHIETVPDDTLRRFAELDVIASMQPTHCCDFTRADHTDNWSRRLGEERALLAWRCRDLWDSRATVVLGSDWPIAPYPPLGTMAGARHRRPSRDLTQPPHGPDQALTALECLQAMTVNAAHAAGEEHEAGRIAVGYRADLTVLADNPLTTAATELPDLPVLLTVLDGRPTHRDTTL; this is encoded by the coding sequence GTGCGCATCCCTCTCGTCCTGCTCTCCGCCCGTCTGCTCGACCCGGTCACCGGCGGGTTCCTGCCGGAAACCGCCCTGGCCGTGTCCGCAGGGCGGATCCGCGCCCTGGGCGACGACCGCGAGATGCGCGCGCTCGCCGACTCCGCCACCACGGTGATCGACCTCAAGGGGGCCGTGGTGACGCCCGGCCTGGTCGACGGACACCTCCACCCCGTCTCGGGCGCCGAGCTGACCCACGGGCTCGACCTGTCGCACTGCGCAGACCTGGACGCGGTGCGCGAGGCGCTGGCCCGCGAGGTCCGTAACCTCGCGCCCGGCGCGTATCTGCACGGCTGGGGCCTGGACCCGAACGTCTTCGGGGACCGGCCCGTCGAGACCGCCGCTCTCGCTCCCGTCCTCGACGGCGTACCGGCCCTCCTGCAGCTCTTCGACGCGCACTCCATGCTGGCCAGCCCGCGCGCGCTCGAACTCGCCGGCGTCGACGGTCCGCGCGCCTTCGCCCAGGCCGCCGAGGTCGTCTGCGACGACGCGGGCCGGCCCACCGGGCTGCTCCTGGAGGACGCCGCCTGTGAACTCGTCGAGCGCGCCGCACCACAGCCCACTCACGCCGAGCGCCGCGACCGCCTCGCCGCCACCCTGCGCGGCATGGCTGCTGCGGGGCTCACCGGCGGCCACGCCATGGACGCCAACGGCGACAGCCTCGCGCTGTACGCCGAGCTCGACGCGGCCGGTGACCTGCCGTTGCGGCTGCGGGTCGCCCCCTGGTGCCAGCCCGGCACCGACGCGGACGCGCTGCGCGGACTCATCGAGCAGCAGGGCACCGGCGGCCGGCTCTGGCAGACCGCGGGCGTCAAGCTGTTCATGGACGGCACCATCGACAACGGCACCGCCTGGCTGGAGCGCCCCGACTGCCACGGCGAGTCCACGCATGCCTTCTGGCCCGACCCGGACGCGTACACCCACATCGTCGGTGAACTCCACCGGGCCGGCGTGCCCACCGCCACTCACGCCATCGGTGACGCGGCGGTACGGCATGTGCTCGACGCTGTCGAGAAGGCCCAGGCCGGTCTGGACCGCGGGGTGCGGCACCGGGTCGAGCACATCGAGACCGTGCCCGACGACACCCTGCGCCGCTTCGCCGAGCTCGACGTGATCGCGTCGATGCAGCCCACCCACTGCTGCGACTTCACCCGGGCCGACCACACCGACAACTGGTCGCGCCGTCTCGGCGAGGAGCGCGCCCTGCTCGCCTGGCGCTGCCGCGACCTGTGGGACTCCCGTGCCACCGTCGTCCTCGGCTCCGACTGGCCCATCGCTCCCTACCCGCCGCTGGGCACCATGGCGGGCGCCCGCCACCGCCGCCCCAGCCGTGATCTCACCCAGCCCCCGCACGGCCCCGACCAGGCGCTCACGGCGCTGGAGTGCCTCCAGGCCATGACCGTCAATGCCGCGCACGCGGCGGGCGAGGAGCACGAGGCCGGCCGCATCGCCGTCGGCTACCGCGCCGACCTCACGGTCCTCGCCGACAACCCGCTCACCACCGCCGCCACCGAACTGCCGGACCTGCCCGTCCTGCTGACGGTCCTCGACGGCCGCCCCACCCACCGCGACACGACCCTGTGA
- a CDS encoding S8 family peptidase: MRSIMRTALGSVTAAALAVTAFAPSGVASTPPDGASGKRPIVGSGTAAAGGKQATVTLVTGDKVLVTTDKSGHSSATVLPRENGTQPMVQTYQMGKDLYVYPDDASRAIAEGKVDEQLFNVTGLIRQGYDDAHTDTLPLIATYRNSVNVAKSVPAAPRGSERGLSLPAVDGVALKAGKKTAATFWQDITDTRSRSSSTLKKLWLDGKARATLAQSTAQVHAPEAWAAGYDGKGTKVAVLDTGVDAEHPDLVGKVAAAKNFTDSETTDDRVGHGTHTASTVGGSGAASDGREKGVAPGTSLLIGKVLDDQGSGQDSWIIAGMQWAVDQQADVVSMSLGNPTIGDCTDPVAQATEQLSQNAHTLFVVAAGNAGSNTETVSSPGCVPSVLTVGAVDHDDTTADFSSRGPVAVTHTLKPEIAAPGVDILAAKAGGRGIYAYQTMSGTSMATPHVAGAAAIVRQAHPDWTAQQIKAALVSSARTGGKVGGADQTGGGVLDVLGAVNEKVLSAPAVQAGSYNWPQDASDRTTVKVPFTNTSGGDLTLSLKVSGVHGNDGSDVHSGIVKLAEGKVKVPAGATAQVPLGVDPTAQLKDGQYGAVTGRILATGGGVHVSVPVTLYVQPETVTLRVKVIDRNGKPAGGSSSLDLVSLDTNKGERRTNDGATDQTYSVRPGDYSLSSFVGSYDAANAPESVSYLANPQLRITRDTTVVLDARKAHQLSLRTDRPSTVVNTSFSYARTWDNTWQISGSLVAGATVQKFYADVEGRATDGTFEFRPTWRATGSEGGSPYVYNLSFPTRGPLHSDQVYKPRDSKLAQVAETWNAMGKEGDYYDAMFIRPSGATGDYLPVTAASPVHVPGTRTAYYTTGNDAWYHGAITSLPFGAFMGDQERTYRAGQRRAEKWYGGPVRPAAPRDADGKLMLAAERQGSQIGIQTALWIDGSGDHWSYGGSFGDLGNLVLKRNGEEIATSAYPADVFTVPDEDSAYELTQNLDKIPTADRNWLRSTAVTTTWRFRSHREPDVFSRGLPLLFPVYNAPVDNLNTLPAQSGTKVGLSVEGHAGYTPGAVTAAALSYSYDGGTTWTKAPTQLRNGKWTAVLDLTGASGKQVTTKADFTDANGNAVTQTITRAYDVR; the protein is encoded by the coding sequence ATGCGCTCCATCATGCGTACAGCCTTGGGCTCGGTGACCGCCGCCGCCCTGGCCGTCACCGCCTTCGCGCCTTCCGGGGTGGCGAGTACGCCGCCTGACGGCGCCTCGGGGAAGAGACCCATCGTCGGCAGCGGGACGGCAGCAGCGGGCGGCAAGCAGGCGACGGTCACGCTCGTCACCGGCGACAAGGTACTGGTGACCACGGACAAGTCGGGGCACAGCTCTGCGACTGTGCTGCCCCGCGAAAACGGCACGCAGCCGATGGTCCAGACGTATCAGATGGGCAAGGACCTCTACGTCTACCCCGATGACGCCTCCCGGGCGATCGCCGAGGGCAAGGTCGACGAGCAACTGTTCAACGTCACCGGGCTCATCCGCCAGGGATACGACGACGCACACACCGACACACTGCCGCTCATCGCCACCTACCGGAACAGTGTGAACGTCGCCAAGAGCGTACCGGCGGCCCCTCGCGGTTCCGAGCGGGGCCTGAGCCTCCCGGCTGTGGACGGCGTCGCGCTCAAGGCAGGCAAGAAGACCGCCGCCACCTTCTGGCAGGACATCACCGACACCCGCTCACGTTCTTCCTCCACGCTGAAGAAGCTGTGGCTGGACGGCAAGGCCAGGGCCACGCTGGCCCAGTCCACCGCTCAGGTGCACGCGCCGGAGGCCTGGGCGGCCGGCTACGACGGCAAGGGCACCAAGGTCGCCGTGCTGGACACGGGCGTGGACGCCGAGCACCCCGACCTGGTGGGTAAAGTCGCCGCCGCCAAGAACTTCACGGACTCGGAGACCACCGACGACCGGGTGGGTCACGGCACCCACACCGCCTCCACGGTCGGCGGGTCCGGAGCGGCCAGCGACGGCCGGGAGAAGGGCGTCGCCCCCGGTACCTCCCTGCTCATCGGCAAGGTGCTCGACGACCAGGGCAGTGGCCAGGACTCCTGGATCATCGCGGGTATGCAGTGGGCGGTCGACCAGCAGGCTGACGTCGTGTCCATGAGCCTGGGCAACCCGACGATCGGAGACTGCACCGACCCGGTGGCCCAGGCCACGGAGCAGCTCTCGCAGAACGCCCACACCCTGTTCGTCGTTGCCGCCGGCAACGCCGGCTCGAACACCGAGACGGTCTCCTCGCCCGGCTGTGTGCCCAGCGTGCTGACCGTCGGTGCCGTCGACCACGACGACACCACCGCGGACTTCTCCAGCCGCGGCCCCGTGGCCGTCACCCACACCCTCAAGCCCGAGATCGCCGCCCCCGGCGTCGACATCCTGGCGGCCAAGGCCGGCGGCCGCGGCATCTACGCCTACCAGACGATGTCCGGCACCTCCATGGCCACCCCGCATGTCGCGGGCGCCGCGGCCATCGTCCGCCAGGCCCACCCGGACTGGACCGCCCAGCAGATCAAGGCTGCCCTGGTGTCGTCCGCCCGTACCGGTGGCAAGGTCGGCGGCGCCGACCAGACCGGCGGTGGGGTGCTCGACGTGCTCGGCGCGGTGAACGAGAAGGTGCTCTCCGCACCCGCTGTCCAGGCCGGCAGCTACAACTGGCCGCAGGACGCCTCGGATCGCACCACCGTGAAGGTGCCCTTCACCAACACCAGTGGCGGCGACCTCACCCTGAGCCTGAAGGTCAGCGGTGTGCACGGCAACGACGGCAGCGATGTCCACTCCGGCATCGTCAAGCTGGCCGAGGGCAAGGTGAAGGTCCCCGCGGGAGCCACCGCCCAGGTGCCCCTGGGGGTCGACCCCACCGCCCAGCTGAAGGACGGCCAGTACGGTGCGGTCACCGGCCGGATCCTGGCCACCGGTGGTGGTGTGCACGTCTCCGTGCCCGTCACGCTCTACGTCCAGCCGGAGACGGTCACCCTCCGGGTCAAGGTCATCGACCGCAACGGCAAGCCCGCCGGCGGCAGTTCTTCCCTGGACCTGGTCAGCCTCGACACCAACAAGGGCGAACGCCGCACCAACGACGGCGCGACCGACCAGACGTACAGTGTGCGCCCGGGCGACTATTCCCTCAGCAGCTTCGTGGGGAGCTACGACGCGGCAAACGCGCCCGAGTCGGTCAGCTACCTCGCGAATCCGCAGCTGCGGATCACCCGTGACACCACCGTCGTCCTCGACGCCCGCAAGGCCCACCAGCTGAGCCTGCGCACCGACCGCCCCTCGACGGTGGTCAACACGTCGTTCAGCTACGCCCGCACATGGGACAACACCTGGCAGATATCCGGATCGCTCGTGGCCGGCGCCACCGTCCAGAAGTTCTACGCGGACGTGGAAGGACGTGCCACGGACGGCACCTTCGAGTTCCGGCCCACCTGGCGCGCGACCGGCTCCGAAGGCGGCTCGCCGTACGTCTACAACCTGTCGTTCCCGACCCGGGGCCCGCTCCATTCCGACCAGGTCTACAAGCCCAGGGACTCCAAGCTGGCCCAGGTCGCCGAAACGTGGAACGCGATGGGCAAGGAAGGCGACTACTACGACGCGATGTTCATCCGCCCCTCCGGGGCCACCGGCGACTACCTCCCCGTGACCGCTGCCAGCCCGGTCCACGTGCCCGGTACCCGCACCGCGTACTACACGACCGGCAACGACGCCTGGTACCACGGCGCGATCACCAGTCTCCCGTTCGGCGCGTTCATGGGCGACCAGGAGCGCACCTACCGGGCCGGACAGCGGCGCGCGGAGAAGTGGTACGGCGGTCCCGTGAGGCCGGCTGCGCCGCGCGACGCCGACGGCAAGCTGATGCTGGCCGCCGAGCGGCAGGGCAGCCAGATCGGCATCCAGACGGCGCTCTGGATCGACGGATCCGGCGATCACTGGTCCTACGGCGGGTCCTTCGGAGACCTCGGCAATCTGGTGCTGAAGCGCAACGGTGAGGAGATCGCCACCAGCGCCTATCCGGCCGACGTGTTCACCGTGCCGGACGAGGACTCCGCGTACGAACTGACCCAGAACCTGGACAAGATTCCTACCGCGGACCGGAACTGGCTGCGCTCCACCGCAGTCACCACCACCTGGCGCTTCCGCTCCCACCGGGAGCCGGATGTCTTCTCGCGCGGCCTGCCGCTCCTGTTCCCCGTGTACAACGCACCGGTGGACAACCTGAACACCCTGCCCGCGCAGAGCGGCACCAAGGTCGGCCTGTCGGTCGAGGGCCACGCCGGGTACACCCCGGGCGCGGTCACGGCGGCCGCACTGTCCTACTCCTACGACGGCGGCACCACCTGGACCAAGGCGCCGACCCAGCTGCGGAACGGCAAGTGGACAGCCGTCCTCGACCTCACCGGCGCCTCCGGCAAGCAGGTGACGACGAAGGCCGACTTCACCGACGCCAACGGCAACGCGGTCACCCAGACCATCACCCGCGCGTACGACGTCCGGTAA